Below is a window of Flavobacterium cyclinae DNA.
AATGAAGATAAATATTTCATTAGATTATAAATATAAAAAAAGCCCAAAAAATTGGGCTTAATAATTTATCTATCTTTCACTTCCTTAAATGGACGATGAGTATAACCTGTATAAACTTGTCTAGGACGACCAATTGGTTCCTTATTAATTCTCATTTCTTTCCATTGAGCAATCCAACCTGGTAATCGACCAATAGCAAATAAAACGGTAAACATTTCAACTGGAATACCCATAGCGCGGTAGATAATTCCTGAATAGAAATCTACGTTTGGATATAAGTTTCTAGATTTGAAATATTCGTCTTCTAATGCTACTTTTTCTAATTGTTTTGCAATATCTAATAAAGGATCATCAACTCCTAAAGCTGTTAACACATCATCAGCAGCTTTTTTAATGATAGTTGCTCTTGGGTCAAAGTTTTTATACACACGGTGTCCGAATCCCATTAAACGGAATGGATCATCTTTGTCTTTAGCTTTTAAAACAAATTTAGCTACATCACCACCATTATCATGGATTTCTTGTAACATTTCTAATACTGCTTGATTAGCTCCACCATGAAGTGGTCCCCAAAGTGCAGAAACTCCCGCAGAGATTGAAGCAAATAATCCTGCATGAGAAGACCCTACGATTCTTACAGTAGATGTAGAACAATTTTGTTCGTGATCAGCGTGAAGAATGAATAATTTATCTAAAGCTTCTATTACTTTTGGATCAGCCTTATAAGGACCAGTTGGCAATTCAAACATCAAACGCATGAAATTTTCAACATATCCTTTTGTATTATCGTAATAATTTAATGGGTAGCCCATTGATTTTCTGTAAGTCCAAGTTGCAATCACTAAGAATTTAGCCATAGTTTTACAAACCGCCTCATACATTTCTTTTTCGTTATGAGGATTTACAGATTTTGGATTAAATGCAGTTAAGGCACTCGTTAAAGAAGCTAAAACGCCCATTGGGTGAGCTGTTTTTGGGAAACCATCAATGATGTTTTTCATTTCCTCGTTAACTAAAGTGTATTTACGGATATCATTTTCAAATTTTGTTAATTGAGCCGCTGTTGGCAACTCTCCAAAAATCAACAAATAAGAAACTTCTAAAAAATCAGCTTTATCCGCTAAATCCTCGATAGAATAACCTCTGTAACGTAAAATTCCTTCTTC
It encodes the following:
- a CDS encoding citrate synthase, which translates into the protein MSNTAILEIDGKKYEFPVIMGTENEIAIDIDKLRSASGAITIDPGYKNSGSCKSEITFLDGEEGILRYRGYSIEDLADKADFLEVSYLLIFGELPTAAQLTKFENDIRKYTLVNEEMKNIIDGFPKTAHPMGVLASLTSALTAFNPKSVNPHNEKEMYEAVCKTMAKFLVIATWTYRKSMGYPLNYYDNTKGYVENFMRLMFELPTGPYKADPKVIEALDKLFILHADHEQNCSTSTVRIVGSSHAGLFASISAGVSALWGPLHGGANQAVLEMLQEIHDNGGDVAKFVLKAKDKDDPFRLMGFGHRVYKNFDPRATIIKKAADDVLTALGVDDPLLDIAKQLEKVALEDEYFKSRNLYPNVDFYSGIIYRAMGIPVEMFTVLFAIGRLPGWIAQWKEMRINKEPIGRPRQVYTGYTHRPFKEVKDR